The following coding sequences are from one Capsicum annuum cultivar UCD-10X-F1 chromosome 3, UCD10Xv1.1, whole genome shotgun sequence window:
- the LOC107862092 gene encoding ribonuclease TUDOR 1, producing the protein MASTGWLKGRVKAVPSGDSLVIMGNSKAEIPPEKSITLGSLMAPRLARRGGVDEPFAWQSRDFLRKLCIGKEVTFKVEYTVPSIGREYGTVFLGDKNVSMLVVSAGWAKVREQGQQKDANPYLKPLQDAEEQAKQQGLGRWSRAPGASEASIRNLPPSAIGDASNFDAMGLLEQSKGKLIEAFVEQVRDGSTLRVYLLPDFQFIQVFVAGIQAPTMGRRATSESIINTSITSDEPNGESTTEPRATPTSAQRLASSAASVTEVAPDPYGREAKHFTETRVLNRDVRIVLEGVDKYSNLIGSVYYPDGESAKDLGLELIENGYAKYVDWSANMLEVEAKKKLKSAELEAKKTRLRIWTNYVAPATNSKAIHDQNFTGKVVEIVSGDCLVIADDSLPFGDPSAERRVNLSSIRAPKMGNPRRDEKPAPYAREAKEFLRNRLIGKQVHVSMEYSRKVSMADGPAAPASGADSRVMDFGTVFLASKDGDGAAPPPSAAGNQLPGMNVAELLVARGFATVVRHRDFEERSNYYDALLSAESRATSGKKGIHSPKEPPVMHVTDLLTAASKKARDFLPFLQRNRRMSAVVEYVLSGHRFKLFIPKETCSIAFSISGVRCPGRDEPYSEEAIALMRRKIMQRDVEIEVETVDRTGTFIGTLWESRSNVAVPLLEAGLARLQTSFGTDRIAEVHLLMQAEQAAKRQKLKIWENYVEGEEVSSGGAAAERRQKEEAKVTVTEILGGGKFYVQLVSDQKVAAIQKQLASLNLQEAPVIGAFNPKKGDIVLAQFSADNSWNRAMIVNAPRGAVESSKDKFEVFYVDYGNQEIVSYNQLRPLDASVSSSPGLAQLCSLAHIKVPGLEDDYGQEAAYRLSELLLSGPKEFRAVIEEKDTSGGKVKGQGTGTIFLVTLVDPESDISINAALLQEGLARMEKRKRWEPKDKQQALDELEKYQTEARDKRRAMWEYGDVESDEEDIPARKGAGKR; encoded by the exons ATGGCATCAACAGGATGGTTGAAGGGAAGAGTGAAAGCTGTTCCCTCTGGTGACAGTTTGGTGATCATGGGAAATTCCAAGGCTGAAATTCCGCCTGAAAAGTCTATTACCTTAGGATCTCTTATGGCTCCACGATTG GCACGTCGTGGTGGAGTGGATGAGCCATttgcatggcaaagcagagactTCTTGAGGAAGCTTTGCATTGGAAAG GAGGTCACTTTCAAGGTGGAATATACCGTACCTTCCATAGGGCGAGAATATGGCACTGTTTTTCTTGGTGACAAGAATGTTTCCATGCTAGTTGTTTCTGCAGGCTGGGCGAAG GTCAGGGAGCAGGGTCAGCAGAAAGATGCTAACCCCTATTTAAAACCACTGCAAGATGCTGAAGAACAAGCCAAACAACAAGGTCTAGGTCGTTGGAGTAGG GCACCTGGTGCTTCCGAGGCATCAATTAGGAATCTACCTCCATCTGCAATCGGTGATGCTAGTAACTTTGATGCAATGGGCCTATTAGAGCAAAGTAAAGGTAAGCTTATAGAAGCATTTGTTGAGCAGGTTCGTGATGGAAGTACACTGCGAGTTTACTTGCTTCCAGACTTCCAGTTCATCCAAGTGTTCGTTGCTGGAATACAG GCACCAACTATGGGAAGAAGAGCAACATCAGAAAGTATTATCAATACTAGTATTACCTCTGATGAACCAAATGGAGAATCAACAACTGAACCTCGTGCAACCCCGACATCAGCTCAGAGGTTGGCATCCTCAGCAGCATCTGTTACAGAAGTTGCTCCGGATCCTTATGGAAGAGAAGCAAAGCATTTTACCGAAACTCGTGTCTTAAATAGAGAT GTTCGAATTGTCCTGGAGGGTGTTGACAAGTATAGCAATCTAATTGGCTCAGTGTACTACCCTGATGGAGAATCGGCAAAGGACCTTGGGTTGGAGCTAATTGAAAAT GGTTATGCTAAATACGTCGATTGGAGTGCAAACATGCTTGAAGTTGAAGCCAAGAAGAAGCTAAAAAGTGCTGAGCTTGAGGCCAAAAAGACTCGTTTAAGGATCTGGACGAACTATGTAGCTCCGGCAACAAATTCCAAGGCTATTCATGACCAAAATTTCACCGGAAAG GTGGTTGAGATTGTCAGCGGAGATTGTCTTGTTATAGCTGATGATTCTCTGCCATTTGGAGATCCATCAGCAGAACGGAGAGTCAATCTTTCAAGTATTAGAGCTCCTAAAATGGGGAATCCTCGTAGAGATGAAAAGCCTGCTCCCTATGCTCGTGAAGCAAAGGAATTTTTGAGAAATCGCCTTATCGGAAAACAG GTGCATGTTTCAATGGAGTACTCTCGGAAGGTCAGCATGGCAGATGGACCTGCTGCTCCTGCCAGCGGCGCAGATTCAAGGGTGATGGATTTTGGAACTGTATTCCTGGCGTCTAAGGATGGGGATGGTGCTGCACCACCTCCATCCGCTGCAGGCAACCAGTTGCCTGGAATGAATGTTGCTGAACTTTTGGTTGCCCGCGGTTTTGCAACTGTTGTTAGACATCGTGATTTCGAAGAGCGGTCAAATTATTATGATGCCCTTCTGTCAGCAGAATCACGTGCTACTTCTGGGAAAAAGGGTATTCATTCTCCTAAAGAGCCTCCGGTGATGCATGTAACCGACCTGCTAACG GCAGCGTCAAAGAAAGCTAGGGACTTTTTGCCTTTCTTGCAGCGTAACAGGAGGATGTCTGCTGTAGTAGAATATGTCCTTAGTGGTCATAGATTCAAACTGTTCATTCCCAAGGAGACTTGCAGCATTGCTTTCTCTATTTCTGGTGTGAGATGCCCAGGTCGTGATGAACCCTACTCTGAGGAAGCCATTGCCTTGATGAGGCGGAAGATAATGCAGAGGGATGTCGAG ATCGAGGTAGAAACAGTTGATAGAACAGGGACTTTCATTGGAACATTATGGGAATCAAGATCCAATGTAGCAGTGCCCCTACTGGAAGCTGGTTTAGCAAGGCTTCAAACTTCTTTTGGAACTGATAGAATCGCAGAAGTTCACCTCCTCATGCAAGCTGAACAGGCTGCCAAAAGGCAGAAATTGAAG ATATGGGAGAATTATGTCGAGGGAGAGGAAGTTTCCAGTGGTGGAGCAGCAGCTGAAAGACGCCAAAAAGAAGAGGCTAAG GTCACTGTCACCGAAATTTTGGGTGGTGGTAAATTTTATGTTCAGTTGGTTTCCGACCAGAAAGTAGCCGCCATTCAGAAGCAACTTGCTTCTCTAAATCTTCAGGAGGCTCCTGTAATTGGTGCTTTTAATCCAAAGAAGGGTGATATTGTTCTTGCTCAATTCAGTGCTGATAACTCATGGAACCGAGCAATG ATTGTCAATGCCCCTCGCGGTGCTGTGGAATCCTCCAAAGACAAGTTTGAAGTTTTCTATGTCGATTATGGAAACCAAGAAATTGTTTCTTACAATCAGTTGCGGCCTCTTGATGCATCTGTGTCCTCCAGTCCCGGTCTTGCTCAGCTCTGCAGTCTTGCTCATATTAAAGTTCCTGGGCTAGAGGATGATTACGGTCAGGAGGCAGCTTACCGGCTAAGTGAACTTCTTCTAAGCGGGCCTAAGGAATTTAGAGCTGTTATCGAGGAAAAAGACACTTCAGGTGGAAAAGTTAAAGGTCAAGGAACAGGGACAATCTTTTTGGTGACTTTGGTTGATCCTGAAAGTGATATCAGCATAAATGCCGCcttgcttcag GAAGGACTTGCTAGGATGGAGAAAAGGAAGAGATGGGAGCCCAAGGACAAACAACAGGCGCTGGATGAATTGGAGAAGTATCAGACTGAAGCACGGGATAAGAGACGCGCAATGTGGGAGTATGGAGATGTCGAGTCAGATGAGGAGGATATCCCTGCTAGGAAAGGTGCTGGGAAACGGTAA